One Virgibacillus proomii DNA window includes the following coding sequences:
- a CDS encoding DUF3048 domain-containing protein: protein MKKGLLILLILTFLITACKDDQAETNNQEKGDSNPSQLTDTYPLTGMAEDNAVDNRIVAVMVNNHEKARPQTGLSQADIVFEILAEGKITRFLALYQSELPPVVGPVRSAREYYSELAQGYNAIYVYHGAADFINQSIQDRGIDHLNGSLYDNEGLFKRETFRQAPHNSYLQLDELYDEAEAKGYQTTADYSQMLFLQEGEKVTGDEALTVEIVYSENPMEIVEYQFDKSTQVYTRFNDHQQTVEMDSEKPIEISNVFIIETKHEVIDDEGRRSIDLASGGDAYLLQQGVVQKLQWEKLNGRIVPVKEGKEVPLTPGKTWINVIPEDPGLDTAVTLSSE from the coding sequence AAAAGGGGATTCCAATCCATCACAGTTGACGGATACATATCCATTAACCGGTATGGCTGAAGATAACGCTGTTGATAACAGGATCGTTGCAGTCATGGTAAATAACCATGAAAAAGCAAGGCCACAAACCGGTTTGTCGCAAGCAGATATCGTTTTTGAAATATTAGCAGAAGGTAAGATTACACGCTTTTTAGCACTTTATCAAAGTGAATTGCCTCCGGTAGTTGGTCCGGTTAGAAGTGCACGAGAGTACTATTCTGAACTAGCACAGGGTTATAACGCTATTTACGTATATCACGGTGCAGCTGATTTTATAAATCAGTCAATTCAAGACAGAGGAATTGACCATTTAAACGGTTCGCTTTATGATAATGAGGGATTATTTAAACGGGAAACATTTAGACAAGCACCGCATAATTCTTATTTACAGCTTGATGAGCTGTATGATGAAGCAGAAGCAAAGGGGTATCAGACAACAGCTGATTATTCTCAAATGTTATTTTTACAAGAAGGAGAAAAGGTGACGGGAGACGAGGCTTTAACCGTCGAAATCGTCTATTCCGAGAATCCAATGGAAATCGTAGAATATCAGTTTGACAAATCTACACAAGTGTATACTCGCTTTAATGATCATCAACAAACAGTGGAAATGGACTCGGAAAAACCGATAGAAATAAGTAATGTTTTTATTATAGAGACAAAACATGAAGTGATTGATGATGAAGGCCGCCGATCCATTGATTTAGCTTCCGGCGGGGATGCGTATTTATTGCAGCAGGGTGTAGTCCAAAAGCTTCAATGGGAAAAGCTAAATGGCAGAATTGTTCCTGTGAAAGAAGGTAAAGAAGTCCCATTAACTCCGGGAAAAACATGGATTAATGTTATACCTGAAGATCCTGGATTAGATACAGCGGTCACCTTATCAAGCGAGTAA